Genomic segment of Pseudothermotoga hypogea DSM 11164 = NBRC 106472:
TCTATCCCATCGAGCAAGAACATCTGAACAGGAAATTTCAGGCCATCTCACAGCACAAGAGCCAGTTCGATGAAACATCTCTGCAGGTGCTGTTCTCCTATCTGGCCGAAAAGAGCAGAGCTTACTCACCAGTGGAGGGTCAGCTGGTCGAGCCGTTCAAGGTGCTTCCACCCGTGGCACTTCATGTGATCAGCGAAGCGTACATGCTTTGAACTTTTTCGAAGTGTGTCCGTCAGAGAAGATGGGGTATAATAGTTACGCTGGGGGCGAAAGGTTTCGACGGGTGTGAGATCCCCCAGGAAGCGAGCCGAGGTCTCCACCACCTCGTAAAAAAGGTGGAACCAAAAAGAAGTGCCAACTACGAAATGGCTCTCGCTGCCTAATAGAGAATAGGCAGCCGTCCCCCGCGAGGTCTGACCGGTGCCCGCGGAAGGGGCGTGAGACAGCCGGTCGACCGCTGAAAGGTTCGCCCCGACTTTCAGCGGTTTAGCAGGGGCTGTGGCTTGCAAGGGCCTGCCTGTGGGCTCTTGAGGGCCGAGAACTAAACACAGGCTGCGCTCGGAGAAGCCTGGGGGTGCTCACATTCGGACGGGGGTTCGATTCCCCCCGCCTCCACCAGTTCATTCGTATCTGAGTGCCTCCACAGGATCAAGTTTGGAAGCCCTCATCGCGGGCCAGACACCGAAGAACAAGCCAACCATTATGGAAACAGACACCGCTATGAGAACAACCGTGGGTGTCACTGCTGTCTGAATCGATCCTATGCTCGCTATGAGCCTGGATAGTCCAAAACCTGCCGCGATACCGAGCAGTCCTGCCACGAGAGTGAGCACGACGGATTCGAGCAAGAACTGAAGTAGAATGTGTCTTCTACTGGCTCCGATGGCCTTTCTTACGCCTATCTCTCTGGTCCTCTCAGTCACTGTGACGAGCATTATGTTCATGATGCCTATACCACCGACCAGCAGAGAGATACCGGCGATGCTCCCGAGCATGAAGCTGAGCATGGCCATGGTCTGATTGACCGTCTCGAGCAGTGCGTCCTGACTGACTATACGATACCTTTCTTCGCTTTGAAACTTCTCGAACAAGACAGAATCTATCTCAGAAACCGCTTGATTTGCCATGTTCTCCGAGATCGCTTGAGCGACTATCATCGAGACGTTCTTGCGTCTGAAGAGTCTGTTCTCCGCAGAGGCGAACGGTACCAAGATCGATCTGTCGGGATTTAGAAAGAGTAGATTTCCACTCTTTTCGAGCACTCCTATCACCACGTAGGTCTGCCTGATCGAACCGCTCGTGATCCTTATGGTTTGTCCAATGGCATCCCCGTTCGGAAAGAGCTCGTCTGCCACTTCTCTTCCTATAACGGCCACACGTCGTTTGGCCTTCTCGTCAGATTCGTCGAAGAACTCTCCTTGAGCGAGCTTAACGTTTATCATGTCGAACAGAACGGATCGTGCGGCCATGACCGTCGCCATACTGTTCTGACGTTCATACTGAACGATGAAGTTTCCTTGCTGAACGGGCGTGACGTACTTGACCGAAGGACAAAGTTGGGATATCCTGTCTGCATCTTCTTTCTCGAGCACTTCCGTGAGCGCTGTGGCGGTACGTCCACCCACGCCTCTCGTGAAGCCCGGCGAGACGAGTATGAGGTTTGAACCTATGGAAGTCAGAGACTGTCTGATGCTCCTGCTCGTACCTTCGGCCACAGACACAACTCCTATGACGGCCGCAACTCCTATGATGATTCCGATCATGGACAGGGCCGTGCGAAGTTTGTTGTGAGCGATCGAGCGAAGGGCTTCTTTGAGCATGTCAAGCATGCACGTTCACCTCTTCACTGACGATCTTTCCATCGCGCATGCGAACGATTCGATCTCCGTGTTTCGCAACCTCTGGATCGTGGGTGACTATGACGATGGTCTGTCCTCTCTCGTTCAGCTCAGAGAAGATCTTCAAGATCTCTTCTCCGCTCTTCGAGTCGAGATTGCCAGTTGGCTCATCCGCGAGCAGCACCATTGGATCGTTCGCGAGCGCCCTGGCTATCGCGACCCTTTGCATTTGTCCACCGGAAAGCTGCGTTGGCCTGTGGTGCAGTCTATCGCCGAGGCCAACCAATTCGAGCAACTCTTTTGCCTTCTTCCTCCTCACTGCCTTTGGAACACCGGCGTAGATCATAGGCAACTCGACGTTTTCGAGTGCCGTGAGGCGGGGGAGCAGGTTGAACTGCTGAAACACGAATCCGATCATCTTGTTCCTTATCTTCGCAAGCTGTGAGTCGTTCAGTTTGGAAACCGCTGTCGCTGCTATGTATATTTCACCTTCGGTGGGTTTGTCCAAACAACCCATCAAATGTAGTAAGGTGGTTTTACCGCTTCCAGAAGGTCCCATGACGATCAGAAATTCTCCCTCTTCAACGACGAGGCTCACACCGTCGAGCGCCTTGACCTCGTTATCGCCCATT
This window contains:
- a CDS encoding ABC transporter permease, whose amino-acid sequence is MLDMLKEALRSIAHNKLRTALSMIGIIIGVAAVIGVVSVAEGTSRSIRQSLTSIGSNLILVSPGFTRGVGGRTATALTEVLEKEDADRISQLCPSVKYVTPVQQGNFIVQYERQNSMATVMAARSVLFDMINVKLAQGEFFDESDEKAKRRVAVIGREVADELFPNGDAIGQTIRITSGSIRQTYVVIGVLEKSGNLLFLNPDRSILVPFASAENRLFRRKNVSMIVAQAISENMANQAVSEIDSVLFEKFQSEERYRIVSQDALLETVNQTMAMLSFMLGSIAGISLLVGGIGIMNIMLVTVTERTREIGVRKAIGASRRHILLQFLLESVVLTLVAGLLGIAAGFGLSRLIASIGSIQTAVTPTVVLIAVSVSIMVGLFFGVWPAMRASKLDPVEALRYE
- a CDS encoding ABC transporter ATP-binding protein yields the protein MVEIIRVENVKKIYRMGDNEVKALDGVSLVVEEGEFLIVMGPSGSGKTTLLHLMGCLDKPTEGEIYIAATAVSKLNDSQLAKIRNKMIGFVFQQFNLLPRLTALENVELPMIYAGVPKAVRRKKAKELLELVGLGDRLHHRPTQLSGGQMQRVAIARALANDPMVLLADEPTGNLDSKSGEEILKIFSELNERGQTIVIVTHDPEVAKHGDRIVRMRDGKIVSEEVNVHA